From the genome of Danio rerio strain Tuebingen ecotype United States chromosome 2, GRCz12tu, whole genome shotgun sequence, one region includes:
- the ftr19 gene encoding E3 ubiquitin/ISG15 ligase TRIM25 — protein MAESSILVDQFNCPICLDLLKEPVTIPCGHSYCMSCITDCWNQDEQRRVYSCPQCRQTFTPRPALNKNVVFAEMVEKLKMTKVQKVDPVPSYAGPGDVECDVCTGIKYKAIKSCLLCLESYCQTHFERHEDFHSGKRHKITDATGRIQEMICPKHDKLLEVYCRTDQKCICLLCTMDEHKNHDTVSSSSERTRKQKHLKDTQRNLQQKIQEREKKIQELYESVKTHKSSAQTAVEDSERIFTELIQSIERRRSEVTQMIRDREKTEVSRAEGLLKKLEQEIEDLKRRNTELEQLSHTDDHIHFLQRFQSLSKPLESTDLSSTAVSSDFRYEDVSKSVSQLKITLEQICTEEIQNIHGQALETKTRKTFQQYFQQFSLDRNTAHQRICLTEDNTVATCTDTVQRYPDHPDRFDKFNGVLCRESVNGRCYWEVELSGNENLYGVGVAVSYKSINGKVNTTASGFGYNDQSWRLFCSKSRYSFWYNNKQTQLSVVSISSRIGVYVDHRAGFLSFFSISDTTMSLIHRVQTTFTQPLYPGFWIDSGSRIKLCQV, from the exons ATGGCAGAAAGCAGTATTTTAGTAGATCAGTTCAACTGTCCGATTTGTCTGGATCTCCTGAAGGAGCCAGTGACCATCCCCTGCGGACACAGTTACTGTATGAGCTGCATTACTGACTGCTGGAATCAAGATGAGCAGAGGAGAGTTTACAGCTGCCCTCAGTGCAGACAGACCTTCACTCCAAGACCTGCTTTAAACAAGAATGTGGTGTTTGCTGAAATGGTGGAGAAACTGAAGATGACAAAAGTCCAAAAAGTTGATCCTGTTCCCAGTTATGCTGGACCTGGAGATGTGGAGTGTGATGTTTGTACTGGAATAAAATATAAAGCCATCAAGTCGTGTCTGCTGTGTCTGGAATCTTACTGTCAGACTCACTTTGAGCGTCATGAGGATTTTCACTCAGGTAAACGACACAAGATAACTGATGCCACAGGACGAATCCAGGAGATGATCTGCCCTAAACATGATAAACTGCTGGAGGTTTACTGTCGGACTGACCAGAAGTGTATATGCTTACTGTGTACGATGGATGAACACAAAAATCATGACACTGTATCTTCTTCATCTGAGAGAACAAGGAAACAG AAACATTTGAAAGACACACAGAGAAATCTGCAGCAGAAAATCCAGGAGCGAGAGAAGAAGATTCAGGAGCTGTACGAGTCTGTGAAAACTCACAAG AGCTCTGCACAGACAGCAGTGGAGGACAGTGAGAGGATCTTTACTGAACTCATCCAGTCCATTGAGAGAAGACGATCTGAGGTCACACAGATGATCAGAGATCGAGAAAAGACTGAAGTGAGTCGAGCTGAAGGACTCTTGAAGAAACTGGAGCAGGAGATTGAAGATCTGAAGAGGAGAAACACTGAGCTGGAGCAGCTTTCACACACTGATGATCACATACATTTCCTACAG AGATTCCAGTCTCTCTCTAAACCCTTGGAATCTACAGATTTATCCAGCACTGCTGTCAGTTCTGACTTTCGTTATGAAGACGTGAGCAAATCTGTCTCTCAGCTGAAAATAACATTAGAGCAGATCTGTACAGAGGAGATACAAAACATACATGGACAAG CACTTGAAACCAAGACCAGGAAGACCTTCCAACagt ATTTCCAGCAGTTCTCTCTGGATCGAAACACAGCACATCAGCGCATCTGTCTGACTGAGGACAACACAGTGGCGACTTGCACTGATACAGTCCAGCGGTATCCTGATCATCCTGACAGATTTGACAAATTTAATGGTGTGTTGTGTAGAGAGAGTGTGAACGGACGCTGCTACTGGGAGGTGGAGTTGAGTGGGAATGAGAACCTGTATGGAGTGGGTGTGGCGGTCTCTTATAAGAGCATCAATGGGAAGGTGAACACAACTGCAAGTGGATTTGGATATAATGATCAGTCCTGGAGATTGTTCTGCTCCAAGTCCCGTTACTCATTCTGGTACAATAACAAACAGACTCAACTCTCTGTAGTTTCCATCTCCTCCAGAATAGGAGTGTATGTTGATCACAGAGCAGGATTTCTGTCCTTCTTCAGCATCTCTGACacaacaatgagcctcatccacagagtccagaccacattcactcaACCGCTCTATCCTGGGTTTTGGATAGATTCAGGCTCAAGAATCAAACTTTGTCAAGTTTAA